The following proteins are encoded in a genomic region of Nicotiana sylvestris chromosome 4, ASM39365v2, whole genome shotgun sequence:
- the LOC104218460 gene encoding uncharacterized protein, whose protein sequence is MMKDFIVKKDKRLDVHGASIQNLGNGKVLKDPTPIQKEVVPENESREHLKNDVEKKKKGKKGTEKKNKGEILRREEYNKDSKHMPALAFPPKLSTEKLEKQFERFPDMLRQVNVNFPFAEILSQITSSAKFLKEILTKKMKIEETSVVKLIEHCSAFLHNKLPQKYGYPGSFTIPCSLGTLNFDKSLCDVSASINLMPLSIYKKLDNEIGEIRSAHISLQLTDKTSIIPEGIVEDFVVWVDKFVFPVEFIVMKMEEKKEVPLILGRQFLATGRAILNIHDRKIILSVGEETVTFEMNVEMSVKKEKSVASVKWKVLSTKKKAPVIEKHKCGVYPKKVKKNLSA, encoded by the exons ATGATGAAAGACTTCATTGTCAAGAAAGATAAGCGGCTAGATGTTCATGGGGCATCAATTCAAAATCTAGGGAA CGGAAAAGTGTTGAAAGATCCCACTCCAATCCAAAAAGAAGTTGTACCTGAAAATGAAAGTAGGGAGCATCTGAAAAATGAcgttgaaaagaagaaaaaaggcaAGAAGGGAACTGAGAAAAAAAATAAGGGAGAAATATTAAGAAGGGAGGAATATAATAAAGATAGCAAGCACATGCCTGCTCTAGCTTTTCCCCCAAAGCTTTCTACAGAAAAGCTGGAAAAGCAATTTGAGAGATTTCCGGATATGCTAAGACAGGTTAATGTAAATTTTCCATTTGCTGAAATTCTCTCCCAAATAACATCTTCTGCCAAATTCTTGAAGGAGATCCTTacaaagaagatgaagatagAAGAGACCTCAGTGGTCAAGCTCATAGAGCATTGCAGTGCATTCCTACATAACAAACTCCCACAGAAGTATGGATATCCAGGGAGTTTTACCATACCTTGCTCTTTAGGCACTCTTAATTTTGATAAATCATTATGTGATGTCAGTGCTTCAATTAATTTAATGCCTTTGTCTATTTACAAGAAGCTAGATAATGAGATTGGAGAAATAAGGTCTGCACATATATCTTTGCAGTTGACAGACAAAACATCTATAATACCTGAGGGGATAGTAGAAGATTTCGTAGTTTGGGTAGATAAGTTCGTATTTCCTGTAGAATTCATAGTGATGAAGATGGAAGAGAAGAAGGAGGTCCCTCTTATCTTAGGAAGACAATTCTTAGCAACGGGTAGAGCAATATTGAATATACATGATAGAAAAATCATTCTTAGTGTGGGTGAGGAGACTGTGACTTTTGAGATGAATGTAGAAATGAGTGTGAAAAAGGAGAAGTCAGTTGCAAGTGTCAAGTGGAAGGTGTTGAGTACAAAAAAGAAGGCTCCAGTGATAGAAAAACATAAGTGTGGGGTGTACCCTAAGAAGGTTAAGAAGAATTTGTCTGCATGA